The DNA segment CGGCGCTCACCGGGACCACCGACTGCACCCAGCTCACCGGGATCGACGGCAGGCTCACCAGATGGTCGGTATCGAGGACGCCCAGCACCTGGTATCCCATCCAGCCCATCAGCAGGAAGAAGCCGATCGTGAACACCTCCGCGATCACTCGCGCGATGAGCTTGGGCACGGGTGGAAGGAAGGCCACCAGCTCGGGACAGCCGATGTGCGCGCGCTTCACCGATGCCAGGGCGGAACCGTAGAAGGTGAGCCAGGCGAGCAGGATGGAGGCCAGCTCGTCGTACCACACGAGGGATGCTCCGAACGTCCGAAAGACGACGCCGAGCGTCACTTCCACCGCGAGCGCGGCCATGAGCAGCACGACCAGCCACTCGAGGGCTCGCTCGTAGCTCTCGCGGATCGAGTCGAGGCTCATGGCGCTACTGCTTTCCAAGCGCGATGGCGCGGTCGATGATCTCCTTCGAGCCCGGAACTTCCTTGGCGAATTCCTCGTATACCGGCTTCGAGGCTGCGATGAAGGCGTCCTTGTTGGATGTGTTCACCAGCATCCCGGCGGTCTTGAGCTTGCCGAGCAGTTCGTTATCGTCGCTTTCCGCCCTTTGGTACACGAAAGCCTGCGTCTCCTTCGCCGTGTCCTCGAGGCTCTTGCGCACGTCGGCCGGCAGCGTTGCCCATTTCTTAGCGCCGACGGTCAAGTAGGCCGGCGTGTAGACGTGGCCGGTGAGCGAAAGGTACTTCTGCACCTCCTGGAACTTCTGGCTGTAAATCTGGGTGAAGGGGTTTTCCTGGCCGTCCATCACGCCGGTCTGCAGCGCCGTGAAGACTTCGGAGAGCTTCATCGGGCTCGGGTTCGCCCCGTAGGCCTGGAACATCTTCACCCGCCACTTGCCTTCGGGAACGCGCAGCTTGATGCCGTTCAAGTCGGCCGGGGAGTTGATTGGGCGCTTGGAGTTGGTGATGTGTCGATAACCGTTTTCCCAAACCGCAAGGATCTTTAGGCCCTTCTTCTCCACCTCGGGCTCGAACTTTGACCAGAAGAGCTCCTTCTCGATTCGCGTCATGTGGGCGCGGTCCTTCACCAGGTAAGGCATTTCGAAGACGCCGAACAGATCCGCTTCCGAGGACATCACGGTAGAAGGCACCGCCATGTCTACCGTGCCGAGCTTCAACTTCTGAAGCAGCTCCTTGTCGCCGCCCAGCTGGCTCGAACCGAACACCACAACCTTGGCCTTGTCGCCCAGCTTGGCGTTGGCGCGGCGGGCAAACTCCTCCGACGACTGGGCGAACAGCGAGCCGGGTTCGCCCACATGGCCAAGTTTGATTTCGATCGGCTCGGCCATCGCCGCGCCGGCGCAGATACTCGCGAACAGTAGAACGGTCAGTGACTTTGGCGGCTTCATGGCTGGTGATCTCCTCTCGAATTTTTTGTCTAAAAAGCGGCAGCATCTTCTGGCGCAAAACCGGCTAGGCAATAATCCACCGTGGCGTCATGTTGTAACGGCTACCCGGCCGCCGGACTGGGTCGCAGGCTGCGCATCGCTCAGATATTCCAGGGCAGCAGTCACGCCGGTCCGGCTGATCGGTACCCCTGCCATCGCCAGTCCCATTTCGACGCCGCAGAGCGTCCCCGCGAGCATCAGATAGTTGAAATACCCCAAGTGGCCGGGTATTGTCAAGTTACAAGGATAGGGGACTAAATGGGGGATGAACACATCCCACCTCTCGTATCGCGGTCATCGTTTTCCAGCCCAAATTATTAGCCACTGGGGGAATTGCCTTTCATCAGTGACAGTCTCGCCCACGTGCCGGCTTTTTCAATTCATAACGGTGTTAAGTTGACAGAACTGACACGATGCTGATGGTGGGGAAATCTTCGATATCAACTGCGTGGGGCGTGTATTCTCACCTCGACCGAGTGTTCCTGACGGTCGTCAACAAGAGGAATTGCCTTGTCGTGTTGCTCAACGCCATCAACTATCACACTCATCTCGCCGTTCCCGGCACGCGTATGCAGCACGGCGATATGGTAGAAAGTTTCCCCGTATCGGTAATGCACCTTGAACGCCTCCCAATCCGCAGGGAGGCACGGCACAAAGCGCAGTTTATCTACTTCAAGCCTCAGCCCCAGGAGTGATTCCACGATAAGCCGATACATCCAGCCGGCAGAGCCCGTGTACCATGTCCATCCGCCGCGGCCGGTGTGCGGCGAGAGTGCATACACGTCGGCCGCGACCACGTACGGTTCTACTTTGTAGGTGGCAATCGCCTCCGCAGATCTCGCATGGTTTACCGGGTTGATCATGGCCAACAGTTCCCATGCGCGCCGGCTGTCGCCCAATGCAGCGAACGCCATCGCCGCCCAGATCGCCCCATGAGTGTATTGCCCGCCATTCTCTCTCACGCCCGGGACGTAGCCTTTTATATAGCCGGGGTTCAAAGTCGACTTGTCGAACGGCGGATCCAAAAGTTGGATCAGCGCATGATCCCGGCAAACGAGGCGCTTATCCACCGCCTCCATTGCCATGTGCGAGCGTCTGGCATCTCCCGCACCGGATAGAACAGACCAGCTTTGCGCAATCGAATCAATCTGGCATTCGGCGTTACTCGCCGATCCAAGCGGCGAACCGTCGTCGAAGTAAGCGCGGCGGTACCACTCGCCATCCCAGCCATTCTGCTCGATGTTCTGTTGTACTTGAGCCGCCTCCCGCTGGCAACGCTCGGCGAAGGATATGTCACCATGCACGCGGGCAACCTCGGTGAATCGCATGAGCACTTCATAAAGGAAAAAACCCAGCCAGACGCTTTCCCCTTTGCCGTGTTTGCCCACAATATTCATGCCGTCGTTCCAGTCACCGGAGCCGATGAGTGGCAGGCCGTGCTCGCCAAATCTGAGACCCCTCAGGATGGCTCGCGCACAGTGTTGGTACAAACTTGCCGCCTCCTCAGACCGGCTGGGCAGATCGTAATACGAGTCCTCCTCGAGGTTCACCGGCCGGCCTTCAATGAAGTGGATGGATTCATCCAGCACCCCGGTATCCCCTGTGTTCAGAACGTAGCGGCACGTCGCCAACGGCAGCCAGAGGTGATCGTCCGAACAGTGCGTACGCACGCCACGGCCCGACGGAGAATGCCACCAATGCTGTACATCCCCTTCCTTGAATTGACGGGATGCACAGAGCAGTAGATGTTCGCGTACAAGGCGCGCGTCGGCGTGGACGAGTGCCATTACGTCCTGCAACTGATCGCGGAAACCAAAGGCGCCCGCCGATTGGTAGTATCCGCTCCGCGCCCAAAGGCGGCACGCTATCGTTTGGTACAGCAACCAGCCGTTGGTCAGCACGTTGAGGGACTGGTCGGGTGTTTCCACCTGCACTGCGCCGAGCGTGTGCTTCCAGTGCTGCCACACCGTGTCGAGCGCGCCGCGCGCGGCGGTTGATCCCCGGAAGCGATGCACTAGGTTGCTGGCATCATCGGCGTCTCGCCCTACGCCGAGCCTGAAGATGATCTCGCGCTCTTGCCCGTCGGCCAGCTCGAATGGAACTTGGATTGCGGCACAGGGGTCCAAAGCCGCCCCCACCTTATTGGAAAGCTGCGACCGAGTCATAGCGGCCGGATTATTGAGCGTGCCGTTGCGCCCGAGGAATTCAGTGCGGTCGCCGCTTAAGGTCCGAGTCGCATCGTCCACGTCGAAGAAGGCAATCCGACCGGCGAACTCCGTGTTGTATCGGTTTCGCGCGTAGAGCGCTCCGCTGAGCGGGTCGATTTCGGTGATCACGTGCATGGTCGATTTCGGCCGCAGATCGCCCAGCACCCACTCCACATATCCGGTGGCGGAGAGCCGGCGGGATCGTCCCGAAATGTTTCGCAGCTTCAACACCGAGAACTTGACGGCCGCATCCATTGCCACGTAAACCGTGAGCGTTGAGTGGATGCCGGCCTCCGCATGCTCGAAGACGCTGTAGCCGAATCCATGCCGGCTGACGTAAGGTGTCGCTCCCCGGCTGGGCAGAGGCGTGGGAGACCAGAAATGGCCGCTCTCTTCGTCGCGCAGGTAAAAGACCTCTCCGCTCGCATCGCTCACGGGGTCGTTGTGCCAGGGCGTGAGGCGGAACTCGTGGGCATTCTCGCTCCACGTATAGGCCAGTCCGTTCTCGGAAATGACGGTTCCAAAGTGCGGATTCGCCAGCACATTCACCCAGGGTGCCGGCGTCACTTGGCCGTGAGCAGTCGTTATGACGTACTCGCTCCCATCAGGGGTGAATCCTCCCAGTCCGTTGAAGAGGATCAGATCGCGACGCGACAACTCAGCGGCAGCCTGGAGTTCGGGACGGTAGGTTCTGGTTGGCACCAAGCGCGAGACTCGCTTCTCTATAAAGCCGCGACGGTCGATCTGTTCTGCCCGCGAGACTCGCTTCTCTATAAAGCCGCGACGGTTGATCTGTTCCGCCAGCGCTCCACGACTGTCGGTGATGATGGCGCGCGCGACCGATTGGAGCAGAATGCGGTCCTCGCTGGAAATCTGATCGGCAGGCCGCACGAAGATTCCGCCGGGTCGATCTATCACGTGTGCTTCGACGCCCACGGCAATCAGCCCCATGATTTGTTCCTGGAGTAGTTGCCGGTAACCGCCGCGCTCTTCATTCCAGATCACCAGGTCCACGGCCAGTCCCTTCAAGCGCCAGTACGCGTGGGCCTGCACGAGTTGGCGTACCAACTCAATATTCGCTGGGTCTTTAATCTGCAGTAGCACGATCGGCAAATCGCCAGAAAGGGCGTAGCCCCATAGACCGGATTGCCCGCGGCGGTTCTTGATGAGAACGCTCGCGTCGGCGCGCAGCGAGGAATTGGCGTAAATGACAGAGCTGGCAAGGCGTCCATAGAGTTGCGCGTCGGCCTCGGTGGCATTGATCTGCCGCAGGGTCACCTGACTATGCGTCCACGCCAGTTCGAAAACTCGATCCGCAAGATGCCGATCCTGATATTTCCCGACCAGGCCCAGGCACGCGTCGCGGGTTTCGCCGATGCCGGAGACCATATCGATCGTTGCCGATTGTTCCGGATCGAGTGTTATTCGATACCGGATCGCGACAATCGGATCCAGCACCGAGCCCTGGCTGCCCGAGAGTGCCGCGGAATCGCTCATCGCTTGAGGCGCGGCGACGGTGCGACCGCGGCCGATGAAGCGCATGCGATCCGTTTCGTATGAAATCTCTCCGAGGTCCGCTCCGTGCATGGCCATCAGATGAAACATCCATGGCGCCTGCTCCTCGAGGGAGCGGGGCCGGCGAGTGCAGAGGATAGCCTGCCGCTGATGGATGATCTCGGTCTGAACAAAGAGATTACTGAACGCCGGATGCAGTGCGTCCGCAGCGGATGATGCGAGAACCACTTCCGCGTAACTCGTGACGTCGATCGTTCTGCTTATACGAGAGCGGTTGGTGATGCGGAGCCGGCGCAGTTCGATGTCATCTTCCGGCGAAACAACGATCTCGGTATACGTATCGAAATCGTGGTCGCGACGGCGAAACTCCGCTCGCCCTTCTGAAAAAATAACTTCGTAGTTCTTCGGTTGCGCCAGTGTCGGCTGATGAGCGGTAGACCAGAATTCCCCGCTGGCTACGTCGCGGATGTAACAAAACGTGCCCCAGTTGTCGCAGGTAGTGTCTTCGCGCCAGCGTGTGACGGCGAGGTCTTTGCAGCGGCTGTAGCCGCCGCCCGCGTTCGTGACCATCACGTGGTATCTGCCGTTCGACAACAACTGCACCTCCGGTATCGGAGTGTCGGGGCTGCTGAGTACGCGCACCGGCATCTCCGGACCGCTGGAAATCGCACGAATGTCGGAAAGTTCGGCAGTGTGCAAATAGAACGCCGTAGCCTTTGGAATTCGCTCCTGAAGCAACAACGTGGTCGCCTGGAACAGCGGATCCGACTCGAATCGCTTCTGCATCGGACGGTCCAGGATCAGATAGGCCAGAGAGAGAAAGATCATGCCCTGGTGATGAGTCATGAACGACCGCACCACGGCGCTCGATTGCCCGCGTGGCAGACGTGATGGTGTGTAGTCGATCGCCTCGTAAAAGCCGTATTTTCCTTCCAGCCCTTCAGCGGCGAGCCGCTGCAGATTCAGGCACGCCGCCTCGGGCGCCACCATCAGCGCGAGCGCCGAGGCATACGGCGCAATGACCAAATCCTCCACCAGTCCGCGTTTGAGCCCCAGGCCGGGCACGCCGAACGCGCGGTACTGGTAGTTGAGACCAGCGTCGACCGTGTTGTAGCCGGATTCCGACATGCCCCACGCTACGCCGCGCTGGTTCCCATACGCGATCTGTCGCTCCACCGCCGTCTGATAGGTCTGGTCGAGCAGCGTGTGTTCGTACGTCGGCATCACCAGCAGCGGCATCAGGTACTCGAACATCGAACCGTTCCACGACAGGAGAATCGGTTCGCCACCGACGGTAGTGAGCAGGCGCCCCAGGGCAAACCAGCTCTCCTGCGGTAGTTGTCCCTGCGCAATCGCCACGAAACTGCATAGTCGCGCTTCGGAAGCCAGCAGGTCGTAGTAACTCGAGTCCTGGCGGCGCTCACCGACGTTGTAGCCGATAGCGTGCAGATGACGTGCCTTGTCGTACAGGAAGTCATACTCCATCCGCGCGAGTTCGTTTGCTTGCAGTGCGAGGTGATCGCTGGCTGCAATCCGCTCATTGGCGCGGCGGCTTGCTGCCGTTATGGCGCGTCCAAGCTCATCCAGCCATCCGCTTTCCTCGGCTGTCGCGTCTGCGTCGAGCCGACGCGCGATTGCCGGCAGCCACTCCACCTCAAGTCTTGCCAGTTCGCGCAGCGTTGGGATCTCACCGATGTCCGGGAAGTCGCTGAGCCCACTCGGCGCGGCCGGCAGCAATATCCATGGGGCGAGAAACGCCAGCTCATCGAGCGCGCCCCGGCATTGCCGGGCCAGCGCCTGCGCCCACCACTTCGCTTCGCTCTCGGGCTCAGTTGCGTTGCCAACATCGAGGCTGCCGGCCACCTCCGCGGCGGACGTCGCCAGCTGGGCTAGCCACCGCCGCGCCGCCGCGAGCGTGGCAGGCCGGGAATCGTATGTAGACTCCAGATCCTTCTGAAGTTGAGCGAGCTGGGGAGAAGCGTCTCCTCCCGCAGCGTCCACGAGTATCCTCAGTGTGTCGCTTAAGCCCTCAAACAATCGCGACCCCAGGATCTTGTGATCGGGAAGTGCGAGCAGCCCAGGCCGCAATGTCAGCAGATGGCCCGCGAGGTTCCCGCTGTCCACCGACGAAATGTAGAGAGGTGGCAGCGGCTGCAGAGACTGCGTGTCGTACC comes from the Burkholderiales bacterium genome and includes:
- a CDS encoding TRAP transporter substrate-binding protein; the encoded protein is MKPPKSLTVLLFASICAGAAMAEPIEIKLGHVGEPGSLFAQSSEEFARRANAKLGDKAKVVVFGSSQLGGDKELLQKLKLGTVDMAVPSTVMSSEADLFGVFEMPYLVKDRAHMTRIEKELFWSKFEPEVEKKGLKILAVWENGYRHITNSKRPINSPADLNGIKLRVPEGKWRVKMFQAYGANPSPMKLSEVFTALQTGVMDGQENPFTQIYSQKFQEVQKYLSLTGHVYTPAYLTVGAKKWATLPADVRKSLEDTAKETQAFVYQRAESDDNELLGKLKTAGMLVNTSNKDAFIAASKPVYEEFAKEVPGSKEIIDRAIALGKQ
- a CDS encoding TRAP transporter small permease, with protein sequence MSLDSIRESYERALEWLVVLLMAALAVEVTLGVVFRTFGASLVWYDELASILLAWLTFYGSALASVKRAHIGCPELVAFLPPVPKLIARVIAEVFTIGFFLLMGWMGYQVLGVLDTDHLVSLPSIPVSWVQSVVPVSAVLIIAAELITMPKVLANAMAAPAVTGGASH
- a CDS encoding glucoamylase family protein → MAQKYAGDEPPLRSELLSADQMEQHGKTLAGSHKLSLTRAPDQLLTRLAENEGVLIGVCNLLTAAVKANRRIAPAGEWLLDNFYLIEEQIRTAKRHLPKGYSQELPRLAHGPSAGLPRVYDIALETISHGDGRVDPESLRSFVAAYQKVTALKLGELWAIPIMLRLALIENLRRVGARIAAYTLDRDRADSWADQMMEVAENDPKSLILVIADMARSSPPMVSSFVAELARRLQGQSPALALPLTWIEQRLFEDGLTIEQLVQSENQQQAADQVSISNSIGSLRFLGAMDWREFVETMSVVEQKLQEDPGGVYGKMDFATRDRYRHVVEKIAKASRLSESEVARKAIQLAHEGTARKDGDDRAAHVGFYLIDRGLPQLERTAEVRLSAFEALQRMSCRFPLLLYLGTIVLLTVIFTGSLLAKAHADGLHGWILALIGILSALCASHLAVALVNWLATLLATPHLLPRMDFSGGIPSQSRTLAVVPAMLISAQNIEDLIEALEVRFLANRDANLHFGLLTDFRDAHEETLPEDEPLLRLAQKRIEELNEKYRSAKGDTFFLFHRPRRWNPQERLWMGYERKRGKLAELNSLLRGGRQDSFSLVIGTTDVLSTVKYVITLDTDTQLPRDSAWQFVGAMAHPLNRARYDEDKQRVCEGYGILQPRMAVSLPGTNRSRYARLCGSESGIDPYTRAVSDVYQDLFGEGSFIGKGIYDVDAFEGALKGRFPENRILSHDLLEGCYARAGLLSDVQLYEEYPSRYSADVSRRYRWIRGDWQIAQWLLPRVPGSGASRQRNPLSDLSQWKIFDNLRRSLAPLALTLLLLLGWTVLSPAWFWTLSVIGIILIPPLIASILDMFQKPDDVLLGQHLAAALRSAGRHFAQAAPTLVCLPYEAFFSLDAIVRTAGRMLVTHKRLLEWNPSGELDRLSRTDFIASCRSMWIAPVIASAAVIYLTLSNPAALAVAGPILCLWFAAPAIAWWISRPLVRRAARLTADQTIFLQKISRKTWAFFETFVGPEDHWLPPDNYQEHSVTMVVHRTSPTNMGLALLANLSAYDFGYIPAGQLIERTANALHTMEALERHQGHFYNWYDTQSLQPLPPLYISSVDSGNLAGHLLTLRPGLLALPDHKILGSRLFEGLSDTLRILVDAAGGDASPQLAQLQKDLESTYDSRPATLAAARRWLAQLATSAAEVAGSLDVGNATEPESEAKWWAQALARQCRGALDELAFLAPWILLPAAPSGLSDFPDIGEIPTLRELARLEVEWLPAIARRLDADATAEESGWLDELGRAITAASRRANERIAASDHLALQANELARMEYDFLYDKARHLHAIGYNVGERRQDSSYYDLLASEARLCSFVAIAQGQLPQESWFALGRLLTTVGGEPILLSWNGSMFEYLMPLLVMPTYEHTLLDQTYQTAVERQIAYGNQRGVAWGMSESGYNTVDAGLNYQYRAFGVPGLGLKRGLVEDLVIAPYASALALMVAPEAACLNLQRLAAEGLEGKYGFYEAIDYTPSRLPRGQSSAVVRSFMTHHQGMIFLSLAYLILDRPMQKRFESDPLFQATTLLLQERIPKATAFYLHTAELSDIRAISSGPEMPVRVLSSPDTPIPEVQLLSNGRYHVMVTNAGGGYSRCKDLAVTRWREDTTCDNWGTFCYIRDVASGEFWSTAHQPTLAQPKNYEVIFSEGRAEFRRRDHDFDTYTEIVVSPEDDIELRRLRITNRSRISRTIDVTSYAEVVLASSAADALHPAFSNLFVQTEIIHQRQAILCTRRPRSLEEQAPWMFHLMAMHGADLGEISYETDRMRFIGRGRTVAAPQAMSDSAALSGSQGSVLDPIVAIRYRITLDPEQSATIDMVSGIGETRDACLGLVGKYQDRHLADRVFELAWTHSQVTLRQINATEADAQLYGRLASSVIYANSSLRADASVLIKNRRGQSGLWGYALSGDLPIVLLQIKDPANIELVRQLVQAHAYWRLKGLAVDLVIWNEERGGYRQLLQEQIMGLIAVGVEAHVIDRPGGIFVRPADQISSEDRILLQSVARAIITDSRGALAEQINRRGFIEKRVSRAEQIDRRGFIEKRVSRLVPTRTYRPELQAAAELSRRDLILFNGLGGFTPDGSEYVITTAHGQVTPAPWVNVLANPHFGTVISENGLAYTWSENAHEFRLTPWHNDPVSDASGEVFYLRDEESGHFWSPTPLPSRGATPYVSRHGFGYSVFEHAEAGIHSTLTVYVAMDAAVKFSVLKLRNISGRSRRLSATGYVEWVLGDLRPKSTMHVITEIDPLSGALYARNRYNTEFAGRIAFFDVDDATRTLSGDRTEFLGRNGTLNNPAAMTRSQLSNKVGAALDPCAAIQVPFELADGQEREIIFRLGVGRDADDASNLVHRFRGSTAARGALDTVWQHWKHTLGAVQVETPDQSLNVLTNGWLLYQTIACRLWARSGYYQSAGAFGFRDQLQDVMALVHADARLVREHLLLCASRQFKEGDVQHWWHSPSGRGVRTHCSDDHLWLPLATCRYVLNTGDTGVLDESIHFIEGRPVNLEEDSYYDLPSRSEEAASLYQHCARAILRGLRFGEHGLPLIGSGDWNDGMNIVGKHGKGESVWLGFFLYEVLMRFTEVARVHGDISFAERCQREAAQVQQNIEQNGWDGEWYRRAYFDDGSPLGSASNAECQIDSIAQSWSVLSGAGDARRSHMAMEAVDKRLVCRDHALIQLLDPPFDKSTLNPGYIKGYVPGVRENGGQYTHGAIWAAMAFAALGDSRRAWELLAMINPVNHARSAEAIATYKVEPYVVAADVYALSPHTGRGGWTWYTGSAGWMYRLIVESLLGLRLEVDKLRFVPCLPADWEAFKVHYRYGETFYHIAVLHTRAGNGEMSVIVDGVEQHDKAIPLVDDRQEHSVEVRIHAPRS